From Ignisphaera aggregans DSM 17230, the proteins below share one genomic window:
- a CDS encoding conserved hypothetical protein (COGs: COG2848 conserved hypothetical protein~KEGG: hbu:Hbut_0281 hypothetical protein~SPTR: A2BJJ2 Conserved crenarchaeal protein~PFAM: Uncharacterized ACR (DUF711)) — protein sequence MPMIRALAIHIPVDKWDYEKLVEDVIKTVDRVLSNVKIFKIDPWTFRIILPLIPSNVSYTFVKHLMADLSSVFVHEAPLVGISFEYDHDCIKDVIKYLEEFKNLYIATRCDSDICIDRIVNNIYNVKVSNIDIFTKFAVLFGYWVETPYFPATSNVSNALGISISLRYVDLISDMILNNRVNELFNYIITVNRNVQEFSKYINIPFLGFDLSLSPWKNESVCLLIERLILNKFGYPGTLNAIHSLNILLKSLPKKIGIKTLGFNEVMLPVAEDDLLNERVREGDIRLRDLINYGLVCVAGLDMVAIPRDININRILVDMLTIFKRKNSSVAMRIIPTDLEAGNRVYLDRFGETFVINP from the coding sequence ATGCCTATGATAAGAGCTTTAGCAATACATATACCTGTAGATAAATGGGATTATGAAAAACTTGTGGAAGACGTGATTAAGACTGTAGATAGGGTTTTAAGCAATGTTAAGATATTTAAAATTGATCCATGGACTTTCCGTATAATACTTCCTCTAATTCCTTCAAATGTTTCCTATACTTTTGTAAAACATTTAATGGCTGATTTATCATCAGTTTTTGTACATGAGGCTCCTCTAGTTGGTATAAGTTTTGAATATGATCATGATTGTATAAAAGACGTGATTAAGTATTTAGAGGAGTTCAAAAATCTTTATATAGCTACAAGATGTGATAGTGATATTTGTATAGATAGAATTGTAAATAACATATACAATGTCAAGGTCTCAAATATAGATATATTTACAAAATTTGCTGTTCTGTTTGGATACTGGGTTGAAACACCATATTTTCCAGCAACATCAAATGTAAGTAATGCTCTTGGAATATCTATATCTTTAAGATATGTTGATCTTATAAGTGATATGATATTAAATAACAGAGTTAATGAATTATTCAACTATATTATTACTGTAAATAGAAATGTACAAGAGTTCTCAAAATACATAAATATTCCGTTTCTGGGATTTGACTTATCTCTTTCACCATGGAAAAATGAAAGTGTTTGTCTACTCATTGAAAGACTTATCCTAAATAAATTTGGTTATCCAGGAACCCTAAATGCTATACACAGTCTTAACATATTGTTAAAGAGTCTTCCTAAGAAAATAGGGATAAAGACTTTAGGTTTTAATGAAGTTATGCTACCTGTAGCAGAAGATGATTTACTTAATGAACGTGTTAGAGAGGGTGATATTAGGCTTCGAGATCTAATTAATTATGGATTGGTATGTGTTGCTGGCTTAGATATGGTTGCAATACCAAGAGATATAAATATCAATAGAATTTTAGTAGATATGCTAACAATTTTTAAACGTAAAAATAGTTCTGTAGCTATGAGAATAATACCTACAGATCTAGAGGCTGGCAATAGGGTGTATCTAGACCGATTTGGGGAAACCTTTGTAATAAACCCATAG
- a CDS encoding NurA domain (InterPro IPR018977~KEGG: sto:ST2109 hypothetical protein~PFAM: NurA domain~PFAM: NurA domain) gives MPIYPELEIQLIELRKLFNNRLKTTIYKVLQSLNAIEWIVNNEEDKHPVAAVDSSFLLIESRLNVLYVIQGIASLYTFDQDKIKNVKSRRYVNCGIINASPTNLKLLVKKSIYKKALTQYAYFLELKNLLEIASHDSIALIDGSLISFLMSRKFKEYQIIFIENEDEIDLDNIVEEKIKLISNLNTISTPVFIAKSSGANFLTNSNYSDMHLLELARIFSIEPYYRAGFTKPIVVDLEKLKIHIGSLHSDMVKLFTLSYMRFREGAPIFQVSMISKKDFDAVLSIYRCIRGWSPAGYPIPLEYVHRLSKLSRREIHRLLIRLGIPIMSGREIIEI, from the coding sequence ATGCCGATATATCCTGAGCTTGAAATACAGTTAATAGAACTTAGGAAGCTTTTTAATAATAGACTTAAAACCACTATATATAAAGTATTACAATCGCTAAATGCTATTGAATGGATAGTTAATAATGAGGAGGATAAACATCCTGTAGCAGCTGTAGACTCTAGCTTTCTATTAATAGAATCTAGACTTAATGTACTCTATGTTATACAAGGGATAGCCTCTCTCTATACATTTGATCAAGATAAAATAAAAAATGTTAAATCAAGGAGATATGTAAATTGTGGTATAATTAATGCATCTCCTACAAATCTAAAGCTCTTAGTTAAGAAGTCTATTTATAAGAAGGCTTTGACACAATATGCATATTTTCTTGAACTTAAGAATTTATTAGAGATAGCATCTCATGATAGTATTGCGTTAATTGATGGATCCTTGATTTCCTTCCTCATGAGTAGAAAATTTAAAGAATACCAAATAATCTTTATAGAGAATGAAGATGAAATAGACTTGGACAATATTGTTGAAGAAAAGATAAAACTTATATCTAATCTAAACACAATTTCAACACCAGTATTCATAGCTAAATCAAGTGGTGCAAACTTTTTAACGAATAGTAATTATTCTGATATGCATCTCCTTGAATTAGCAAGAATTTTCTCTATAGAACCTTACTATAGAGCAGGTTTTACTAAACCTATTGTGGTGGATCTAGAGAAGCTTAAGATACATATCGGATCTCTGCACAGTGATATGGTTAAGCTATTTACACTTTCATATATGAGATTTCGTGAAGGAGCGCCAATCTTTCAAGTATCTATGATAAGCAAAAAGGATTTTGATGCAGTGTTGAGTATATATAGATGTATCCGAGGTTGGTCTCCCGCGGGATACCCAATACCGTTAGAATATGTCCATAGACTCAGTAAATTATCTCGTAGGGAAATTCATAGATTGTTAATAAGGCTGGGAATTCCTATTATGAGTGGAAGAGAAATCATAGAGATTTAG
- a CDS encoding Thioredoxin domain (COGs: COG3118 Thioredoxin domain-containing protein~InterPro IPR006662:IPR013766:IPR017937~KEGG: smr:Smar_0093 thioredoxin domain-containing protein~PFAM: Thioredoxin domain~SPTR: A3DKP6 Thioredoxin domain~PFAM: Thioredoxin) produces the protein MSPIKEDPINEIDELDSILNTMAQNIIRTSYSRDKTFSNIQTKCCNTVIEGGISIRSYSEFIQLINSCRVAFVLITTTYCPYCQLFKPVFFRVAREFAGKAVFIEANADYVPEVAETFNVYSTPTTVIIIDKRPIDAILGYIPYNHFKRYVNDIVSYAECGEI, from the coding sequence ATGAGTCCTATAAAAGAGGATCCTATTAATGAAATAGATGAACTAGACTCTATACTGAATACTATGGCTCAGAATATAATTAGAACATCTTATAGTAGAGATAAGACCTTTAGCAATATTCAGACAAAATGTTGTAATACTGTTATTGAGGGTGGTATATCTATTAGATCTTATAGCGAATTTATACAGCTTATAAATAGCTGTAGAGTTGCATTTGTATTAATAACAACTACATATTGTCCATACTGCCAACTATTTAAACCTGTATTCTTTAGGGTTGCTAGAGAATTTGCTGGGAAGGCAGTATTCATAGAGGCCAACGCTGATTATGTACCAGAAGTAGCTGAAACATTTAATGTATATTCAACACCAACAACAGTTATTATTATTGATAAAAGACCTATAGATGCTATCCTAGGCTATATACCATATAATCACTTTAAGAGGTACGTAAATGATATAGTGAGTTATGCTGAGTGTGGAGAAATATAG
- a CDS encoding protein of unknown function DUF123 (COGs: COG1833 conserved hypothetical protein~InterPro IPR002837~KEGG: smr:Smar_1418 hypothetical protein~PFAM: protein of unknown function DUF123~SPTR: A3DPE8 Putative uncharacterized protein~PFAM: Domain of unknown function DUF123) translates to MGRRPNSERNEKICTSRSMNFLEETLTIKNKEEIRYWSRNAMNGTDIDLPSEKGIYTLILFIKEAIEISVGSLGVISFTPGYYIYIGSAKNFGGLKSRVTRHFNKSKRRKFWHIDYLTASQHVEIIGVIYSTITNSTEIDYESILANNVLNNECFTIACPRFGASDKRRDVSHLYKCICHINRCINNVVSLFYSIGLNPRTIFRF, encoded by the coding sequence ATGGGTCGAAGACCCAATTCAGAGAGAAATGAAAAGATATGTACCTCTAGATCAATGAATTTTCTTGAGGAAACCCTCACCATTAAGAACAAAGAGGAAATCAGATACTGGAGTAGGAATGCTATGAATGGAACCGATATAGATCTACCTAGTGAGAAGGGTATATATACCCTAATACTATTTATAAAGGAAGCTATAGAGATATCTGTAGGCTCATTGGGTGTAATTAGCTTTACACCTGGTTACTATATCTATATTGGAAGTGCAAAGAATTTTGGGGGTTTGAAAAGTAGAGTTACAAGACATTTCAATAAGAGTAAAAGGAGGAAGTTTTGGCATATAGATTACTTAACAGCATCACAACATGTTGAAATTATTGGTGTAATTTATTCAACTATAACTAATAGTACTGAGATAGATTATGAATCTATTCTTGCAAATAATGTTCTAAATAATGAGTGTTTCACTATTGCTTGTCCAAGGTTTGGAGCTTCAGATAAAAGACGCGATGTTTCTCATCTCTATAAATGTATCTGTCATATTAATAGATGTATCAATAATGTAGTATCTCTATTCTATTCAATAGGTCTAAATCCTAGAACCATCTTTAGATTTTAA
- a CDS encoding conserved hypothetical protein (COGs: COG1310 metal-dependent protease of the PAD1/JAB1 superfamily~KEGG: pfu:PF1070 hypothetical protein~SPTR: Q8U1Y4 Putative uncharacterized protein), with translation MKIVLGISCYNVIVEKVLNNPTIEIVFFAIGTKVGDEFIVKGLIQCKNIAQNPSLEFIADPICVYKISRFIEQLNLDIIGIVHSHSAPPFPSEKDIEGMKKWPIVWIIVSNISGSMKAWLLDQEKNRLLEVDIDVREYECSYIDLSK, from the coding sequence TTGAAGATAGTCTTAGGCATATCCTGCTATAATGTTATCGTAGAGAAGGTACTAAATAATCCAACAATAGAGATTGTTTTCTTTGCCATAGGTACAAAGGTCGGTGATGAATTTATAGTTAAAGGCCTGATCCAGTGTAAAAATATTGCCCAAAATCCATCATTAGAATTTATAGCAGATCCAATATGCGTCTATAAAATATCAAGATTTATTGAACAATTGAATCTTGATATCATAGGGATAGTTCATTCGCATAGTGCACCTCCTTTTCCTAGCGAAAAGGATATAGAAGGAATGAAAAAATGGCCTATTGTGTGGATTATAGTCAGCAATATATCTGGCTCAATGAAAGCTTGGTTATTAGATCAGGAGAAGAATAGATTATTAGAAGTAGATATAGATGTTAGAGAGTATGAATGTAGCTATATAGATCTGTCAAAATAG
- a CDS encoding Nicotinamidase (COGs: COG1335 Amidase related to nicotinamidase~InterPro IPR000868~KEGG: tko:TK1650 nicotinamidase~PFAM: isochorismatase hydrolase~PRIAM: Nicotinamidase~SPTR: Q5JIT6 Probable nicotinamidase~PFAM: Isochorismatase family) yields MAQIKIGKLDSLIIVDMQNDFMPGGALPVENALTIIPKINRYIDIFSKNGALIVATRDWHPPNHISFKTRGGPWPPHCIQNTKGAEFVSDLRLPSNSIIISKAEDPEKEAYSGFDGTELNNILKKYGVRRVFIAGVATDYCVKATAIDAFRYGYETFVLSDGIKGVDIPKGSVEKAIKELLELGIIFVDEHDIVI; encoded by the coding sequence ATGGCACAAATAAAGATAGGTAAACTGGATTCGCTAATAATTGTTGATATGCAAAATGATTTTATGCCTGGCGGTGCTCTCCCTGTAGAAAATGCGTTAACAATTATACCAAAGATAAATAGATACATTGATATTTTTTCAAAGAATGGTGCATTAATTGTTGCAACAAGAGATTGGCATCCACCAAATCATATATCATTTAAAACTAGAGGAGGTCCTTGGCCTCCACACTGTATTCAAAATACAAAGGGTGCAGAATTTGTTTCGGATCTAAGACTTCCTAGTAATTCAATTATTATCTCTAAGGCTGAAGACCCGGAGAAGGAAGCTTACAGTGGATTTGATGGTACGGAGCTAAATAATATTTTGAAGAAGTATGGTGTAAGGAGAGTATTTATTGCTGGTGTAGCAACAGATTATTGTGTTAAAGCAACAGCTATAGATGCATTTAGATATGGATATGAGACCTTTGTATTGAGTGATGGGATTAAGGGGGTGGATATTCCTAAAGGCTCTGTTGAAAAAGCTATTAAGGAACTTCTTGAACTAGGGATAATCTTTGTAGATGAACATGATATAGTTATCTGA
- a CDS encoding protein of unknown function DUF101 (COGs: COG1371 conserved hypothetical protein~InterPro IPR002804~KEGG: mse:Msed_0121 hypothetical protein~PFAM: protein of unknown function DUF101~SPTR: A4YCZ6 Archease family protein~PFAM: Archease protein family (DUF101/UPF0211)): protein MCEKGFEFLDHTADVLVKAWGRTLPEALSEIARGMFEIMTDTSKIEPTTAIEIEVCGFDLENLVYRWLEELLYYHDSKNLVFGEFQVVSIEEKSSGDNEKSICLKAIVKGEVFNRDKHESRTVVKAVTYHNMSVIRENDKWTITVVFDI from the coding sequence ATGTGTGAGAAGGGATTTGAGTTCCTAGATCATACTGCTGATGTGCTTGTAAAAGCATGGGGTAGAACTTTACCTGAAGCTCTTTCAGAGATCGCTCGTGGAATGTTTGAAATAATGACGGATACTAGCAAAATAGAACCTACTACAGCGATAGAAATAGAGGTATGTGGTTTTGATTTAGAAAACCTAGTATATAGATGGTTAGAGGAGTTGCTCTATTATCATGATTCTAAGAATTTGGTATTTGGAGAATTTCAAGTAGTATCTATTGAAGAAAAAAGTTCTGGTGATAATGAAAAGAGTATCTGTTTAAAAGCTATAGTAAAGGGTGAAGTATTCAATAGAGATAAACATGAGTCTAGAACAGTGGTAAAGGCAGTAACATATCATAATATGTCTGTTATAAGAGAAAACGATAAATGGACAATTACAGTAGTTTTTGATATATAG
- a CDS encoding DNA-(apurinic or apyrimidinic site) lyase (COGs: COG4047 conserved hypothetical protein~KEGG: cma:Cmaq_0843 N-glycosylase/DNA lyase~PRIAM: DNA-(apurinic or apyrimidinic site) lyase~SPTR: A8MD22 DNA-(Apurinic or apyrimidinic site) lyase~PFAM: Domain of unknown function (DUF1886)) encodes MKPRVNNERVIEIGITLRSIGIIGAKYFESLDPQMDIARELVSKCSNNALYLLALNSLVSYSLTMRGEIFWKEFSKYVLLRCREIESFHDIVKIVKEFTMIYNRYLLNQKIRRLDRIMHCKDIVNYINNVKLVELRNYIAKCLDSDPDSKTIVFSIKMIYYGLRALGYDYTLPFDIPIPVDRRVARISSTSGVIECESLKPCNIEYVLHYPKIIIKAWNEIGKTSSIPPLHIDAIIWYFGGFSNATNRNEILNAIDRRLIDYFGIEKIRELINNLFYQL; translated from the coding sequence TTGAAACCAAGAGTAAATAATGAGCGTGTGATTGAAATAGGTATTACGCTTAGATCTATTGGCATTATTGGTGCAAAGTATTTTGAATCTCTAGATCCGCAAATGGACATCGCCAGAGAATTAGTATCAAAGTGTTCCAACAATGCTCTATATTTATTAGCTTTAAATAGTTTAGTTAGCTATTCATTAACAATGCGTGGAGAGATTTTTTGGAAAGAATTTTCTAAATATGTTTTATTAAGATGTAGAGAGATTGAAAGTTTTCATGACATTGTGAAAATAGTTAAAGAATTCACAATGATATACAATAGATATCTGTTAAATCAGAAGATTAGAAGGCTCGATAGGATTATGCATTGCAAAGATATTGTTAATTATATTAACAATGTTAAATTAGTTGAACTGAGGAATTACATTGCAAAATGTCTTGACTCAGACCCAGATTCAAAAACCATTGTTTTCTCAATTAAGATGATATACTATGGCTTAAGAGCTCTAGGATATGACTATACACTTCCATTTGATATTCCAATCCCTGTCGATAGAAGAGTTGCAAGAATCTCTAGCACCTCTGGAGTAATTGAATGTGAATCTCTTAAACCATGTAACATAGAATATGTGTTACACTATCCAAAAATAATAATTAAAGCATGGAACGAAATTGGAAAGACATCCTCGATACCACCTCTACATATAGATGCTATAATATGGTATTTCGGTGGATTTTCTAATGCTACAAATAGAAATGAGATTCTTAATGCTATAGATCGTAGACTCATAGATTATTTTGGAATAGAAAAGATTAGAGAACTAATTAACAACCTCTTCTATCAATTATAA
- a CDS encoding histidine triad (HIT) protein (COGs: COG0537 Diadenosine tetraphosphate (Ap4A) hydrolase and other HIT family hydrolase~InterPro IPR001310~KEGG: sin:YN1551_0953 histidine triad (HIT) protein~PFAM: histidine triad (HIT) protein~SPTR: C4KIT7 Histidine triad (HIT) protein~PFAM: HIT domain) has translation MGKKMPYELLWAPWRSSYVAKNNNDKYCIFCNAVNNDEQTNYVIYRSKYSIAMLNRYPYNNGHVMVAPIRHVPSIELLNDEELLDLMKTITLVIKAIRLCYNPHGFNIGSNIGKAAGAGIEHHVHIHIVPRWIGDTNFMPTIAFSKVIPEDLNTTWNKLRKCIENSMT, from the coding sequence ATGGGTAAGAAGATGCCATATGAACTCCTATGGGCGCCTTGGAGATCCTCTTATGTAGCGAAGAATAATAATGATAAATACTGTATATTTTGTAATGCTGTAAATAATGATGAACAAACGAATTATGTTATATATAGAAGTAAATATAGTATAGCAATGTTAAACCGTTATCCTTATAACAATGGACATGTAATGGTGGCACCAATAAGACATGTTCCAAGTATAGAACTGCTTAATGATGAAGAGCTGTTAGATCTTATGAAAACTATAACCTTAGTTATTAAAGCAATTAGATTGTGTTACAATCCTCATGGCTTTAATATAGGTTCAAATATTGGTAAAGCAGCAGGTGCAGGTATAGAACATCATGTACATATACATATAGTCCCTAGGTGGATTGGAGATACAAATTTCATGCCCACAATAGCATTTTCTAAGGTAATACCTGAAGATTTGAATACCACATGGAATAAGCTTAGAAAATGTATAGAGAACTCAATGACATAA
- a CDS encoding peptidase A24A prepilin type IV (InterPro IPR000045~KEGG: iho:Igni_1405 peptidase A24A, prepilin type IV~PFAM: peptidase A24A prepilin type IV~SPTR: A8ACC9 Peptidase A24A, prepilin type IV): MNEIESIKTIVLVLTFIVAGIQDWKYREISPKIWLPSMAIGILSNAYLFISMNLNDALYLISITITSIMLMIFAILSFWLKLFGGADFLALLTFSLNYPFSTMLNSLYLYIRPDVNLPYLLIAILPPIVIILLFYCFLVFLIIIYNIINNLINIRLLGYLKVPLYKKILYTIFYRVTYLENALRKKFYFPIYIPGYVDRITFNIDEEFDKWKEKVVDLQPNTVVVISWGLPMVTFLSISILIYIVTSLLIHSSI; the protein is encoded by the coding sequence ATGAACGAAATTGAGAGTATTAAGACAATAGTACTCGTATTAACATTTATTGTCGCAGGAATTCAGGATTGGAAATACCGTGAAATATCCCCCAAAATATGGCTACCTTCAATGGCCATAGGAATTCTATCAAATGCATATCTATTCATTAGCATGAATCTTAATGATGCTCTGTATCTTATTTCAATAACCATTACAAGTATTATGTTAATGATATTTGCAATTCTATCATTTTGGCTAAAGCTATTTGGAGGTGCAGATTTTCTAGCTCTCTTAACATTTTCATTAAATTATCCATTTAGTACAATGCTAAATTCTCTATATCTATATATTCGTCCAGATGTGAATCTACCCTACCTATTAATTGCAATATTGCCTCCAATAGTTATTATCCTCTTGTTTTATTGCTTCTTAGTATTCCTTATAATAATCTATAACATAATAAACAATCTAATTAATATAAGGTTATTAGGATATTTGAAAGTTCCATTATATAAGAAGATCCTATACACAATATTTTACAGAGTAACATATCTAGAAAATGCATTGAGAAAGAAATTTTATTTCCCTATATATATACCTGGATATGTTGATAGAATAACATTTAATATAGATGAAGAGTTTGATAAATGGAAAGAGAAAGTAGTAGATCTTCAGCCAAATACTGTAGTGGTTATTTCATGGGGTCTTCCAATGGTTACATTTCTATCTATATCAATATTGATCTACATAGTTACATCACTGCTAATACACTCTTCTATATAA
- a CDS encoding DNA repair and recombination protein RadA (COGs: COG0468 RecA/RadA recombinase~InterProIPR001553:IPR013632:IPR003593:IPR020588:IPR 020587:IPR011938~KEGG: hbu:Hbut_0967 DNA repair and recombination protein RadA~PFAM: Rad51 domain protein~SMART: AAA ATPase~SPTR: A2BLF4 DNA repair and recombination protein~TIGRFAM: DNA repair and recombination protein RadA~PFAM: Rad51~TIGRFAM: DNA repair and recombination protein RadA; protein RecA) translates to MSSSKVKSLEELGISSTILKKLQEMGITTVEALAAANAQELSQNLAIPLQTVQRLISQARNALGLGLKTALEIKKERMSLPKITTGSKNLDTLLGGGIEVKTITELFGEFGSGKTQICHQLAVNVQLPPEKGGLSKRAIYIDTEGTFRWERIEAMARAIGMNPDEAMENILYVRAVNSDHQMAIAEELKEIIPKENIGLVVVDSITGHFRAEYPGRENLAVRQQKLNRHLHQLMSIAELFDVAVVVTNQVMARPDVFYGDPTVAIGGHVLYHAPGIRVQLKKSRGNRRIARVVDAPHLPESEAVFAITEAGIRDPE, encoded by the coding sequence ATGAGTAGCTCTAAAGTTAAAAGTCTTGAAGAGCTTGGCATATCGAGTACTATACTTAAAAAGCTTCAGGAAATGGGTATAACCACTGTTGAAGCATTAGCAGCAGCAAATGCGCAAGAACTTAGTCAAAATCTTGCGATACCTCTTCAAACAGTTCAGAGATTAATAAGCCAAGCTCGCAATGCACTAGGTTTAGGATTAAAAACAGCTTTGGAAATAAAGAAGGAGAGAATGTCTTTACCAAAGATAACAACCGGTAGTAAAAACCTTGATACACTTCTAGGCGGTGGTATAGAGGTTAAAACGATAACGGAATTATTTGGAGAGTTTGGAAGTGGAAAAACACAGATTTGTCATCAGTTGGCTGTAAATGTACAATTACCTCCTGAAAAAGGAGGTCTTTCTAAACGTGCTATATATATAGATACTGAAGGAACATTTAGATGGGAAAGAATAGAGGCAATGGCTAGAGCAATTGGTATGAATCCTGATGAAGCTATGGAAAACATACTCTATGTAAGAGCTGTTAATAGCGATCATCAGATGGCTATAGCTGAGGAACTAAAGGAGATAATACCTAAAGAGAACATAGGTCTTGTTGTAGTAGACTCAATAACAGGTCATTTTAGAGCTGAATACCCAGGTAGAGAAAATCTTGCAGTTCGTCAACAAAAACTTAACAGACATCTACATCAATTAATGTCAATAGCAGAGCTCTTTGATGTTGCTGTTGTTGTAACAAATCAGGTTATGGCAAGACCAGATGTCTTCTATGGTGATCCAACAGTAGCTATAGGAGGTCATGTTCTATATCATGCACCTGGAATACGTGTACAACTAAAGAAGAGTAGAGGAAATAGGCGAATAGCTAGAGTTGTAGATGCTCCACATCTACCCGAAAGCGAAGCCGTGTTTGCCATTACTGAAGCAGGTATTAGAGATCCAGAGTAG